One region of Paenibacillus polymyxa M1 genomic DNA includes:
- a CDS encoding helix-turn-helix transcriptional regulator — MPKNDNMLAILWMLNSGVKMTAKQISEKLEINIRTVYRYIDALCASGVPIISDTGHHGGYRLLNNFIRAPLLFDMEEKKALLHAAVFAKEAGYPLSEALSNATSKLKKYSNQEQESILSRHLAGFEVINRMGDPSLQPILAELEQAVANEFSVEMDYRTSHEEQPKNRVIDPYGMVYWNNKWYTVAFCHLRNEIRSFRADRILQIKRTPSLFKRPEAFSAREFFMQNLLPDLVGKDGLISLMIEGKSEALDDLCLHWFLGHHLKERTANQAIFLLEEKSLHTYVPYLLLPYGKSIQVIEPQSLKEKLVAVASELVEYYQR; from the coding sequence ATGCCAAAAAACGATAATATGCTGGCCATTTTATGGATGCTGAATTCGGGTGTGAAAATGACCGCAAAACAAATATCCGAAAAGCTAGAAATAAATATAAGGACAGTTTATCGGTATATTGACGCACTATGCGCCAGTGGAGTGCCTATAATATCCGACACGGGCCATCATGGCGGGTATCGCTTGCTGAATAATTTTATTAGAGCACCTTTACTATTTGATATGGAGGAAAAAAAGGCGCTCCTTCATGCTGCTGTTTTTGCAAAGGAAGCTGGATACCCTTTGAGTGAGGCATTAAGCAATGCGACGTCAAAATTGAAAAAGTATTCGAATCAAGAGCAGGAAAGTATACTTAGCCGTCATTTAGCCGGATTTGAAGTGATAAATCGCATGGGAGATCCTTCTCTACAGCCGATATTGGCAGAATTGGAGCAGGCTGTAGCCAACGAATTCTCTGTTGAAATGGATTATCGCACAAGCCATGAAGAACAACCCAAGAATAGGGTGATAGACCCCTACGGAATGGTTTACTGGAACAACAAATGGTATACTGTTGCATTTTGTCACCTAAGGAATGAGATCCGTAGCTTTCGGGCAGATCGGATTCTACAGATTAAGCGTACTCCAAGCCTATTTAAGCGGCCTGAGGCTTTTTCGGCTCGTGAATTTTTTATGCAAAATCTGTTACCTGATTTAGTGGGCAAGGACGGTTTAATTTCTTTAATGATCGAAGGCAAGTCAGAGGCATTGGATGACTTATGTCTGCATTGGTTTTTGGGGCATCATCTGAAAGAACGAACCGCTAACCAAGCCATCTTTTTGCTTGAGGAAAAATCACTTCATACATATGTCCCTTATTTACTCCTACCCTATGGGAAATCCATTCAAGTCATCGAACCACAGAGCTTGAAGGAAAAACTAGTTGCTGTTGCGTCGGAGTTAGTAGAATATTATCAGCGCTAA